One part of the Vitis riparia cultivar Riparia Gloire de Montpellier isolate 1030 chromosome 6, EGFV_Vit.rip_1.0, whole genome shotgun sequence genome encodes these proteins:
- the LOC117916381 gene encoding RNA-directed DNA methylation 4 isoform X2, giving the protein MTETPEPTHQTQNPSPNFTISEHSTPSMANTGEGSSANAKPVIVRVKRKAFQSLLEAFWLEINERPLKRPLLDLEKLSISDSSGKEEVKTKKVLVQHLETVSTSEAAYNILQSFAPNSDGALDSKTKSDERRHTFKKENIQDQLLVKARQEQEILAKNARFEQIWRSRKGKNEAAQDKALHEMCHLYDVVRVDVEETSSQVQEDMSLEDQMILCNYLPLIRDFIPSAAAEIESDIHAYMSKQASPDEYVYDLYAVKDDMNITDEDALNPFPLVQVDEDDEFYAGPPESEFESDDSNAEDNPLNDYPDEEASEDEEDSDSRASDDESGEPKSDSASDRSLDSENLVQLEDEINDDCENESDCDSDDDDGDGGVDDNTEDWRWSYR; this is encoded by the exons ATGACTGAGACTCCCGAGCCAACTCACCAAACTCAAAACCCTAGCCCTAATTTCACAATTTCAGAGCACAGCACCCCTTCCATGGCGAATACTGGTGAAGGCTCTTCGGCGAATGCAAAGCCGGTGATCGTTAGGGTTAAGCGAAAAGCCTTCCAGTCCCTGCTCGAAGCTTTCT GGTTAGAAATCAATGAGAGGCCACTGAAGCGGCCCTTGTTGGATCTAGAGAAACTCTCAATTTCTGATTCATCTGGAAAAG AGGAAGTGAAGACCAAAAAGGTCTTAGTGCAACATTTGGAGACTGTGAGCACCTCTGAGGCTGCATATAATATTTTGCAGTCATTTGCG CCTAATTCTGATGGTGCACTTGACTCTAAAACAAAGAGTGATGAGCGAAGGCACACTTTTAAAAAGGAGAAT ATACAGGATCAATTGTTGGTTAAAGCTAGACAAGAACAAGAG ATTTTGGCAAAAAATGCTCGTTTTGAACAAATATGGAGGAGCAGAAAGGGGAAGAATGAGGCGGCACAAGACAAAGCACTACATGAAATGTGTCATCTCTATGATGTCGTTCGTGTTGATGTTGAGGAAACATCCAGTCAGGTGCAGGA GGATATGTCTTTGGAGGATCAGATGATTTTATGCAACTATTTGCCCCTAATAAGAGATTTTATTCCAAGTGCCGCTGCAGAGATTGAATCAGATATCCATGCTTATATGTCCAAACAAG CATCTCCTGATGAGTATGTGTATGACTTGTATGCTGtgaaggatgatatgaacattACTGATGAGGATGCTCTAAATCCATTTCCTCT GGTACAagttgatgaagatgatgaatttTATGCTGGACCACCAGAATCAGAATTTGAGAGTGATGATTCAAATG CCGAAGATAATCCCCTGAATGATTATCCTGATGAGGAGGCATCTGAAGATGAAGAGGACAGTGACAGTAGAGCCTCAGATGATGAATCAGGAGAACCCAAAAGTGACAGTGCCAGTGATAGATCTTTAGACTCTGAAAATCTGGTGCAACTTGAGGATGAGATTAATGATGATTGTGAGAATGAGAGTGATTGTGActctgatgatgatgatggtgatggtgGTGTTGATGACAATACTGAGGATTGGAGATGGTCTTACCGTTGA
- the LOC117916381 gene encoding RNA-directed DNA methylation 4 isoform X1 has protein sequence MTETPEPTHQTQNPSPNFTISEHSTPSMANTGEGSSANAKPVIVRVKRKAFQSLLEAFWLEINERPLKRPLLDLEKLSISDSSGKEEVKTKKVLVQHLETVSTSEAAYNILQSFAPNSDGALDSKTKSDERRHTFKKENQIQDQLLVKARQEQEILAKNARFEQIWRSRKGKNEAAQDKALHEMCHLYDVVRVDVEETSSQVQEDMSLEDQMILCNYLPLIRDFIPSAAAEIESDIHAYMSKQASPDEYVYDLYAVKDDMNITDEDALNPFPLVQVDEDDEFYAGPPESEFESDDSNAEDNPLNDYPDEEASEDEEDSDSRASDDESGEPKSDSASDRSLDSENLVQLEDEINDDCENESDCDSDDDDGDGGVDDNTEDWRWSYR, from the exons ATGACTGAGACTCCCGAGCCAACTCACCAAACTCAAAACCCTAGCCCTAATTTCACAATTTCAGAGCACAGCACCCCTTCCATGGCGAATACTGGTGAAGGCTCTTCGGCGAATGCAAAGCCGGTGATCGTTAGGGTTAAGCGAAAAGCCTTCCAGTCCCTGCTCGAAGCTTTCT GGTTAGAAATCAATGAGAGGCCACTGAAGCGGCCCTTGTTGGATCTAGAGAAACTCTCAATTTCTGATTCATCTGGAAAAG AGGAAGTGAAGACCAAAAAGGTCTTAGTGCAACATTTGGAGACTGTGAGCACCTCTGAGGCTGCATATAATATTTTGCAGTCATTTGCG CCTAATTCTGATGGTGCACTTGACTCTAAAACAAAGAGTGATGAGCGAAGGCACACTTTTAAAAAGGAGAAT CAGATACAGGATCAATTGTTGGTTAAAGCTAGACAAGAACAAGAG ATTTTGGCAAAAAATGCTCGTTTTGAACAAATATGGAGGAGCAGAAAGGGGAAGAATGAGGCGGCACAAGACAAAGCACTACATGAAATGTGTCATCTCTATGATGTCGTTCGTGTTGATGTTGAGGAAACATCCAGTCAGGTGCAGGA GGATATGTCTTTGGAGGATCAGATGATTTTATGCAACTATTTGCCCCTAATAAGAGATTTTATTCCAAGTGCCGCTGCAGAGATTGAATCAGATATCCATGCTTATATGTCCAAACAAG CATCTCCTGATGAGTATGTGTATGACTTGTATGCTGtgaaggatgatatgaacattACTGATGAGGATGCTCTAAATCCATTTCCTCT GGTACAagttgatgaagatgatgaatttTATGCTGGACCACCAGAATCAGAATTTGAGAGTGATGATTCAAATG CCGAAGATAATCCCCTGAATGATTATCCTGATGAGGAGGCATCTGAAGATGAAGAGGACAGTGACAGTAGAGCCTCAGATGATGAATCAGGAGAACCCAAAAGTGACAGTGCCAGTGATAGATCTTTAGACTCTGAAAATCTGGTGCAACTTGAGGATGAGATTAATGATGATTGTGAGAATGAGAGTGATTGTGActctgatgatgatgatggtgatggtgGTGTTGATGACAATACTGAGGATTGGAGATGGTCTTACCGTTGA
- the LOC117916925 gene encoding alanine--glyoxylate aminotransferase 2 homolog 2, mitochondrial-like, whose amino-acid sequence MQRISKISGALSGSYLQLCRRSLSRLAQTQPALVDDDAVLPKMPPFDYSPPPYTGPSAAEILKKRQEYLSPSLFHFYSNPLNLVDGKMQYLFDENGRRYLDAFGGIATVCCGHCHPDVVEAIVSQTQRLQHSTVLYLNHAIAEFAEALASKMPGDLKVVFFTNSGTEANELAMMIARLYTGFHDIISLRNAYHGNAAATMSATAQCNYKFNVVQTGVHHALNPDPYRGVFGSDGLKYAKDVQDLIDYGTCGNIAGFLAEAIQGVGGILELAPGYLPAVYGTIKKAGGLCIADEVQSGFARTGSHFWGFEAHGVVPDIVTMAKGIGNGVPIGAVVTTPEIAKVLTYRTYFNTFGGNPVSTASGLAVLRVIEKEKLQENAHVVGSYLKDRLTSLKEKHEIIGDVRGRGLMLGVELVTDRQLKTPANVETLHVMDKMKEMGVLIGKGGFYGNVFRITPPLCFTKEDADFLVDVMDYTMSRM is encoded by the exons ATGCAGAGGATCTCAAAAATCTCAGGGGCATTATCGGGAAGTTATCTCCAGTTGTGCCGTCGTAGCCTCTCCCGGCTGGCTCAAACCCAGCCTGCTCTTGTGGACGATGATGCTGTTCTTCCCAAAATGCCCCCCTTCGATTACTCTCCTCCTCCCTATACGGGACCTTCCGCCGCTGAGATCTTGAAGAAGCGTCAAGAGTATCTCAGTCCTTCCTTGTTCCACTTCTACTCCAACCCA TTGAACTTGGTAGATGGAAAGATGCAGTACTTGTTTGACGAGAATGGTCGTCGATACCTTGATGCATTTGGAGGAATTGCGACTGTATGTTGTGGGCACTGTCATCCTGATGTGGTGGAGGCAATAGTAAGTCAGACGCAGCGATTGCAGCATTCCACAGTTTTGTATCTGAATCATGCCATTGCTGAATTTGCTGAGGCATTAGCATCCAAGATGCCTGGAGATCTCAAg GTTGTCTTCTTTACAAATTCTGGGACTGAAGCAAATGAGTTAGCTATGATGATTGCTCGGTTGTATACCGGTTTCCATGATATTATTTCCCTTAGGAATGCATATCATGGGAATGCAGCTGCGACTATGAGTGCTACTGCTCAATGTAACTACAAGTTCAATGTTGTACAG ACTGGAGTTCATCATGCCTTGAACCCAGATCCATACAGAGGTGTCTTTGGTTCTGATGGATTGAAATATGCAAAAGATGTTCAAGACCTCATTGATTATGGTACTTGTGGCAATATTGCTGGCTTTCTTGCAGAAGCCATTCAG GGAGTGGGTGGAATTTTAGAGTTGGCCCCAGGTTACTTGCCTGCTGTGTATGGCACCATTAAAAAAGCAGGAGGCCTTTGTATAGCTGATGAGGTTCAATCAGGTTTTGCTCGCACAGGCAGTCATTTCTGGGGGTTTGAGGCCCATGGTGTTGTGCCTGATATTGTGACTATGGCAAAG GGCATTGGAAATGGCGTTCCCATTGGTGCAGTCGTAACCACTCCTGAGATAGCAAAGGTCTTGACTTATCGCACTTATTTTAATACTTTTGGGGGAAATCCCGTATCTACTGCTAGTGGACTagctgttctgagggtgatcgAGAAAGAAAAGCTTCAGGAGAATGCACATGTTGTGGGGTCATATTTGAAAGACCGTCTCACTTCCCTCAAGGAAAAGCATGAAA TTATTGGGGATGTAAGGGGAAGAGGTCTGATGCTTGGTGTTGAACTTGTAACTGATCGGCAGTTAAAAACTCCAGCAAACGTAGAAACTCTGCATGTTATGGACAAGATGAaag AAATGGGAGTGCTGATAGGCAAAGGCGGATTTTATGGGAATGTGTTTAGGATCACACCTCCCCTCTGCTTCACTAAGGAAGACGCTG ATTTCCTAGTGGATGTGATGGACTACACGATGTCAAggatgtga